A single region of the Changchengzhania lutea genome encodes:
- a CDS encoding RagB/SusD family nutrient uptake outer membrane protein, with protein sequence MKNNLIKNKILLLFAALMLLNSCSEEFLQEPKNTNGVTADVVFSDRSIVESYITGILRNFRSQYSTVDTGGLYALYFARSIKGNDLIQAPSWYRFDYGHENREPNFRRTIFNWDYNYDQVNQANVLIQGVAQSGLDDASKKEFIAIGKVLRAFHYFQLALEFAPNLNTNPSIARLPIYTEPATGASEGNPPSPTSEVYALILKDLKEAIPNISNNRLGKSYINKAVANGILARVLSVTQDDWSGLAAAAKAAYGGDAASAVVSSNWGSGFDDLSDQDWLWGMYQDSNETNFFYAAPHVMIDHLVLSYQATYVNRNFVNLFSDTDVRNLFFDIYGVSETTPYREFVTTKFDFTFEADLPIMRKSEMVLLDAEAQYHSGAMGSAIDLLFTLQSNRDPSAIRTTSSGQPLLDEILLERRKELYAEIGVEWFDAKRYSLPINRDPEHRVVINVPADSELFFLKIPEKEIDANPNFDASINN encoded by the coding sequence ATGAAAAATAACTTAATTAAAAACAAGATTTTACTTCTATTTGCAGCACTTATGCTTTTAAATAGTTGTTCAGAAGAGTTCCTTCAGGAACCTAAAAACACAAATGGTGTAACTGCAGATGTTGTATTTTCGGATAGATCAATTGTAGAATCCTATATAACAGGTATTCTTAGAAACTTTAGAAGCCAGTATTCTACTGTGGATACAGGTGGTTTATATGCCTTATATTTTGCAAGAAGTATAAAAGGAAATGATCTTATTCAAGCACCAAGTTGGTATCGTTTTGATTATGGGCATGAAAATAGAGAGCCTAACTTTAGACGTACCATTTTTAACTGGGACTACAATTATGACCAAGTAAATCAGGCAAATGTACTTATTCAAGGTGTAGCACAAAGTGGATTAGATGATGCATCAAAAAAAGAATTTATTGCTATTGGTAAAGTATTGAGAGCGTTTCATTATTTTCAGTTAGCTTTAGAGTTTGCACCTAATTTAAACACAAATCCGTCAATTGCTCGATTACCAATTTATACTGAACCAGCTACTGGTGCTTCGGAAGGTAATCCACCAAGTCCTACTAGCGAAGTTTATGCATTAATTTTAAAAGATTTAAAAGAAGCTATTCCAAACATATCAAATAATCGTTTAGGTAAAAGCTATATTAATAAGGCTGTAGCTAATGGTATTCTAGCGAGAGTCTTATCTGTTACCCAAGATGATTGGAGTGGTTTAGCCGCTGCTGCAAAAGCTGCTTATGGTGGTGATGCTGCCTCTGCCGTTGTTTCAAGTAATTGGGGATCTGGTTTTGATGATTTGTCTGATCAAGACTGGCTCTGGGGAATGTATCAAGATTCTAACGAAACAAATTTTTTCTACGCAGCACCGCATGTTATGATTGATCATTTAGTATTGTCGTATCAAGCGACATATGTAAATAGAAACTTCGTGAATTTGTTCTCTGATACAGATGTAAGAAATCTGTTTTTTGATATCTATGGTGTTTCCGAAACTACTCCTTACAGAGAGTTTGTCACTACCAAATTTGACTTTACATTTGAAGCTGATTTACCAATAATGAGAAAATCTGAAATGGTACTTCTTGATGCCGAAGCACAATACCACTCTGGAGCTATGGGATCTGCAATAGATCTTTTATTTACGCTTCAAAGTAATAGAGATCCGAGTGCAATAAGAACAACTAGTTCTGGTCAACCACTTCTTGATGAAATATTACTAGAAAGACGTAAAGAACTTTATGCTGAAATTGGAGTTGAATGGTTTGATGCTAAAAGATACAGTTTACCTATTAATAGAGATCCTGAGCATAGAGTTGTTATAAATGTTCCTGCGGATAGTGAACTATTTTTCTTAAAGATTCCAGAAAAAGAGATTGATGCAAATCCAAATTTCGATGCAAGCATTAATAATTAA
- a CDS encoding aryl-sulfate sulfotransferase produces MKRYYVLSVLIFVFTGLFGQNTVGVISNSTDAYNGYTLFTSHESTYLINNCGEIINEWTSNYIDGKSVYLLEDGSILRAGFINNLDLTIAGIGGIVEKINWDGDVVWDYTYSSSTYAQHHDIYPLPNGNILILAVTKKTVAEATQAGRDPLLLEDDALYNEQIIEVQPDLINGGGSIVWEWNVWDHLIQDFDTTKDNFGVVANNPQLIDINYLGSSGKKANWLHFNSIQYNHALNQIIISARQLNEIYIIDHSTTTLQASMHTGGNRNKGGDILYRWGNPIVYKKGLEEDQKLFGPHTPHWIPDSYNDGGKILIFNNGFGKEPEFSTVDIINPEIDLNGNYIYTGDPYGPIALDWTYQNENPTDFFSRIMSSAQRLPNGSALICDADSGYFFELDTSKNKVWEYINPLKNNGEILNQGDAPVANRTFRAFKYSNEYVAFIGKDLTPGNPIELNSNLNEPCSTLSNDKIEQNKISINPNPVNSYLTINTPYNLDRIDIYNAHGLKCTSKFNTKSLDFSNYASGIYFVKMIHNNSVITKKIIKN; encoded by the coding sequence ATGAAAAGGTATTATGTTTTGTCCGTTCTCATTTTTGTTTTTACAGGTTTATTTGGTCAAAACACAGTAGGTGTTATTAGCAATTCAACCGATGCTTATAATGGTTATACATTGTTTACAAGCCATGAATCTACATATTTAATAAATAATTGTGGTGAAATAATAAATGAATGGACTAGCAATTATATTGATGGTAAATCGGTCTATCTATTGGAAGATGGCAGTATATTAAGAGCTGGATTTATTAATAACTTAGATCTCACGATTGCTGGTATTGGTGGAATCGTTGAGAAAATTAATTGGGATGGAGACGTGGTTTGGGATTATACGTATTCATCCAGCACGTATGCACAGCATCATGATATTTATCCATTACCAAATGGTAACATATTAATATTGGCCGTAACAAAGAAAACCGTTGCAGAAGCTACTCAAGCAGGACGTGATCCATTACTATTAGAGGATGATGCTCTATATAATGAACAAATAATTGAGGTTCAACCTGATTTAATAAACGGTGGAGGAAGCATTGTATGGGAATGGAATGTTTGGGATCACTTAATTCAAGATTTTGATACTACTAAAGATAATTTTGGAGTGGTAGCAAACAATCCACAGTTAATAGATATTAATTATTTGGGGTCTTCTGGAAAAAAGGCAAATTGGTTGCACTTTAATTCCATTCAATATAATCATGCGCTCAATCAAATTATAATTAGTGCGAGACAGTTGAATGAAATATATATAATAGATCATTCTACAACTACTTTGCAAGCTTCAATGCATACAGGAGGAAATAGAAATAAAGGCGGAGATATTTTATACCGATGGGGAAATCCTATAGTTTACAAAAAAGGCTTAGAGGAGGACCAAAAACTATTTGGACCGCATACACCACATTGGATTCCTGACTCTTATAATGATGGCGGAAAAATTTTAATTTTCAATAACGGTTTTGGTAAAGAACCTGAATTTTCCACAGTTGATATAATAAATCCCGAAATCGATCTTAATGGAAACTATATTTATACAGGTGACCCTTACGGACCGATTGCTTTAGATTGGACATATCAAAATGAAAATCCTACAGATTTTTTTTCACGTATTATGTCCAGTGCACAACGACTTCCTAATGGAAGTGCCTTAATTTGTGATGCGGATTCTGGTTATTTTTTTGAATTAGATACTTCTAAAAATAAGGTTTGGGAATATATAAATCCACTTAAAAATAATGGAGAAATTTTAAATCAAGGAGACGCTCCAGTGGCCAATAGAACTTTTAGAGCATTTAAATACTCCAACGAATATGTTGCCTTTATTGGAAAAGATTTAACACCTGGTAATCCAATTGAATTAAACTCTAATTTAAATGAGCCGTGCAGTACGCTTAGTAATGATAAAATTGAACAAAATAAAATATCAATTAACCCTAACCCGGTTAATTCTTATCTAACAATTAATACCCCTTATAATCTAGATAGAATCGATATATACAATGCTCATGGGCTAAAGTGTACCAGTAAATTTAACACAAAATCTCTTGATTTCTCTAACTATGCCTCAGGTATTTATTTTGTTAAAATGATTCATAACAATAGTGTCATTACAAAAAAAATTATAAAAAATTGA
- a CDS encoding S8 family serine peptidase translates to MKKKNIILTLTILFSLYMSAQTKAEREKIMASYDMDKIENLKFILNEKFLAKEKRVSAYLNANNTTKRKIKIGDKSYVIYDIRNGKPVYRTTYNINSAKGTRTDKLHNGGSLGLNLEGQNMSIGVWDEESALGTHDELKDDQAVPQSRVIYPEFNGGPFVGTTSDHATHVAGTLIAKGFDSDAKGMAPKAILRSFDWNSDDTEALTEAGNGLLLSNHSYGIPLPESDASVVAANIGAYLTDARAWDQVAYAAPFYLPVKSAGNSGESKFDYPEQLAPGYDKLTGNKTAKNALIVANANPFLLTNGSFILNINPSSSQGPTDDFRVKPDIAGDGSDLLSCVSNVPTRTDPAPPRPGEKYDIYSGTSMASPNVSGSLLLLQQYYNQLNSNYMRAATLKGLVCHTAVDDSRTGPDPIYGWGFLDAEKSANVITNANTNAAVISELSIADGGTYTFQFSVAAGSKLQATICWTDPAGTASSSPGNVLSPRLVNDLDLRLEDSNSTIFTPWKLDNSNVTSPAIKGDNNVDNIERIDISSPVAGNYTITVSHKGVLTNGSQAFSLIVTGGSLTLSNEKNLFAESKIWPIPATDKLNIDFKVLPENSRVSLYNINGSLVFGDFTKTQKSGYSINTSKFAKGIYFLNISSGNSKFTKKIILK, encoded by the coding sequence ATGAAGAAGAAAAACATTATATTAACTCTTACCATACTCTTTAGTCTTTACATGTCCGCGCAAACAAAAGCGGAACGTGAAAAGATTATGGCATCTTACGATATGGATAAAATTGAAAATCTCAAGTTTATTCTAAACGAAAAATTTTTAGCAAAGGAAAAGCGAGTTTCGGCTTACTTGAATGCAAATAATACCACAAAGCGTAAGATAAAAATTGGAGATAAGAGTTACGTCATTTATGACATTAGAAATGGAAAACCTGTATACAGGACCACTTACAATATTAATAGTGCGAAAGGTACAAGAACTGATAAACTACATAACGGAGGAAGTTTAGGTCTAAACCTAGAAGGCCAAAACATGTCTATAGGTGTTTGGGATGAAGAAAGTGCGTTAGGCACTCATGATGAGCTTAAGGATGACCAAGCAGTACCTCAATCTCGGGTAATTTATCCAGAGTTTAATGGAGGTCCTTTTGTTGGTACAACTAGTGATCATGCTACGCACGTTGCTGGTACTCTAATAGCAAAAGGTTTTGATTCTGACGCTAAAGGCATGGCTCCGAAAGCCATTTTAAGATCTTTTGATTGGAATAGTGATGATACTGAGGCACTTACCGAAGCTGGAAATGGATTATTATTATCTAACCATTCTTATGGTATCCCTTTACCTGAATCAGATGCTTCTGTAGTTGCTGCTAATATTGGTGCATATCTAACAGATGCAAGAGCTTGGGATCAAGTGGCATATGCAGCACCGTTCTATTTGCCAGTGAAATCAGCTGGTAATAGTGGGGAAAGTAAATTTGACTATCCAGAACAACTAGCTCCTGGATATGATAAATTAACCGGCAATAAAACTGCAAAAAATGCACTAATTGTTGCCAATGCTAATCCTTTTCTATTAACAAATGGATCTTTTATTTTAAATATTAATCCTAGTAGCAGTCAGGGTCCAACTGATGATTTCAGAGTAAAACCTGATATAGCCGGAGATGGTAGTGATTTACTTTCTTGTGTTTCGAATGTCCCAACAAGAACTGATCCTGCACCTCCAAGACCAGGTGAAAAATATGATATTTATTCTGGTACATCCATGGCATCTCCAAATGTTTCTGGTTCCTTATTATTGCTTCAACAGTATTATAACCAGTTAAATTCTAATTACATGAGAGCTGCAACCTTAAAGGGTTTAGTTTGCCATACGGCTGTTGACGATTCAAGAACAGGTCCAGATCCTATATACGGGTGGGGATTTTTAGATGCTGAAAAATCTGCAAACGTAATAACTAATGCAAATACTAACGCTGCGGTTATTTCTGAATTATCTATCGCAGACGGAGGGACTTATACTTTTCAATTCTCTGTTGCTGCGGGAAGTAAATTACAAGCCACTATATGTTGGACAGATCCTGCTGGTACAGCATCTTCCAGTCCAGGAAATGTATTATCACCTAGATTGGTAAACGACTTAGATTTAAGACTTGAAGACTCAAATAGTACTATCTTTACACCTTGGAAATTGGATAATTCAAATGTTACATCACCAGCAATTAAAGGAGATAACAATGTTGATAACATTGAAAGAATTGACATTAGCAGTCCAGTTGCGGGTAACTATACCATAACTGTTTCACATAAAGGAGTTTTAACTAATGGTTCACAAGCTTTTTCTTTAATTGTTACTGGAGGAAGTTTAACTCTTAGTAATGAAAAGAACCTTTTTGCTGAATCTAAAATATGGCCAATTCCAGCTACCGATAAACTTAATATTGATTTTAAAGTTTTACCTGAAAATTCTAGAGTTTCACTTTATAACATAAATGGAAGTTTGGTTTTTGGAGATTTTACGAAGACTCAAAAATCGGGTTACAGTATTAATACATCAAAATTCGCAAAAGGTATTTATTTTTTAAATATCTCAAGTGGAAATTCAAAATTCACAAAAAAAATTATATTAAAATAA
- a CDS encoding SusC/RagA family TonB-linked outer membrane protein: protein MKTKFSGILTLLLAFVVQLTFAQEKTISGTVIDNYGLPLPGATVLIKGTSSGTSSDFDGKYSIKASQGATLVFSFVGYANKQVAVGNSNTIDVVMVEDTSALEEVVVVAYGTQTKQSIVGSVGIVTSEVIENQQVTSPLRALQGAVPGVNLLTAGGQPGNNPTIRIRGFSSLNADASPLIVLDGAPFNGNLNTISQDQIESLSVLKDASSTSLYGSRGANGVILITTKKGKRNSAPRVTVRSQVGFSNPTVGVHDLLSTDDQFKLTWEAQRNENQYNLGQSPTEAAENASAGLVDYFGYNPYNVARPVDVNGNLTTANKLWDTNWEDEILKRDYLRTNHNISLSGGDEKTTYFMGMDYLNEEGPVIRSNFERVAARLNIESQVNDWLKVGFNTSFSRSNSGNPDQTSGSTTQAISWIYGVSSAYPIFARDANGRLSLDVAGQPQYDLGNGANAGQSVNSVRPSRGGQNVLAELYLGRENRRRTSYLGNLFAEIQLLEGLKFRTNFSYENYLFDSFSFDDDLLSFASNVGGRVDQDRDITTTVNAIQSLNYQKGFGSHNISVDLITEAYTFEFDNLGAQGTGFLPNVSVLDGATAPESVTGNVVSERINSYLGRLAYNFNQKYFIEGSYRRDGSTRFSEDTRWGDFFSVGASWVVTNESFLSDSNTLNYLKFRGSYGELGNNRIFLSGSNPLVQDYFPYQSIFNLGWNNEGNTGILLAGVADPNISWERTESLNIGVDFELFNGVISGTVDYYSKESVDLIYDKPIPSSTGVSEITTNIGAIKNYGWEVALNSKNVSTDDFTWTTGINFSLDNNEITELTQDEFVNGSKLWKVGNSIFDWYIREWAGVDPADGFGMWYQDVLDVDGEVTGRVTTKDYDTATRYETGSSSLPDIIGGFTNFIKYKQFDLSILMNFSFGGTLLDTDYSGLINQFSNPGVAHHADTQNRWQQPGDITDYPLLLTGNNNHASRSTRFLFDNDYVRLKSLTFGYNLPSSVTDRIGLSSFRLFIQADNIFTWQSHKGIDPEQAFNGLTNNRSPLSKTITTGAIVQF from the coding sequence ATGAAAACAAAGTTTAGTGGAATTCTAACGCTATTACTAGCGTTTGTTGTGCAACTCACGTTTGCACAAGAAAAGACAATTTCTGGTACGGTAATAGACAATTATGGTCTACCCCTTCCTGGAGCGACTGTCTTAATTAAAGGTACTTCCTCTGGTACATCTTCAGATTTCGATGGTAAATATTCAATCAAAGCTAGTCAAGGGGCAACCCTAGTATTCAGTTTTGTAGGGTACGCGAATAAACAAGTAGCTGTGGGAAATTCAAATACAATAGATGTAGTTATGGTCGAAGATACCTCTGCTCTTGAAGAAGTTGTTGTTGTAGCTTATGGTACACAAACCAAACAGTCTATTGTAGGTTCTGTGGGTATAGTAACAAGTGAAGTTATTGAGAACCAACAGGTAACTTCTCCATTAAGAGCTCTTCAAGGTGCTGTCCCTGGGGTCAATTTACTTACTGCTGGTGGCCAACCTGGAAACAACCCCACAATAAGAATTAGAGGTTTTTCAAGTTTAAATGCTGATGCATCTCCACTAATTGTTTTAGATGGTGCTCCATTTAATGGAAACTTGAACACTATAAGTCAAGACCAAATTGAATCCTTGTCTGTATTAAAAGATGCTTCATCTACATCGCTTTATGGTTCTCGTGGTGCTAATGGTGTTATTCTTATTACAACAAAAAAGGGTAAAAGAAATTCTGCTCCAAGAGTTACTGTTAGATCTCAAGTAGGTTTTTCTAACCCAACGGTTGGAGTGCATGACTTATTAAGTACAGATGATCAATTTAAATTGACATGGGAAGCACAGAGAAATGAAAACCAATATAATCTAGGACAGTCTCCTACTGAGGCTGCTGAGAATGCTTCTGCAGGACTTGTTGATTATTTTGGTTACAACCCTTATAATGTTGCTAGACCTGTTGATGTTAATGGTAATTTAACAACTGCCAACAAGTTATGGGACACGAATTGGGAAGATGAAATCTTAAAAAGAGACTATTTGAGAACTAATCATAACATAAGTCTTTCAGGTGGTGATGAAAAAACCACTTACTTTATGGGCATGGACTATTTAAACGAAGAAGGACCAGTAATTCGTTCTAATTTTGAAAGAGTTGCTGCAAGACTTAATATAGAGTCTCAAGTTAACGACTGGCTTAAAGTTGGTTTCAATACGAGTTTTTCAAGATCTAATTCAGGAAATCCAGATCAGACCAGTGGAAGTACAACACAAGCAATCTCATGGATATATGGTGTTTCTAGTGCATATCCTATTTTTGCAAGAGATGCAAACGGTAGACTTTCATTGGATGTAGCTGGGCAACCTCAATATGATTTAGGAAATGGAGCAAATGCTGGACAATCAGTAAATAGTGTTAGACCGTCTAGAGGTGGTCAAAATGTTTTGGCTGAACTTTATTTAGGTAGAGAAAATAGAAGACGTACAAGTTATTTGGGTAATCTTTTTGCCGAAATTCAATTATTAGAGGGACTGAAGTTTAGAACAAATTTCAGTTATGAAAATTATCTTTTTGATTCCTTTAGTTTTGATGATGATTTATTGAGTTTTGCTTCGAACGTAGGTGGTCGTGTAGATCAAGATAGAGATATTACTACTACTGTTAACGCTATTCAATCTTTAAACTACCAAAAAGGTTTTGGCAGTCATAATATTTCTGTTGATTTGATTACAGAAGCCTACACTTTTGAGTTTGATAATTTAGGTGCTCAGGGTACTGGCTTCCTTCCAAATGTTAGTGTTTTAGATGGTGCAACTGCTCCAGAATCAGTTACTGGTAATGTGGTTTCAGAAAGAATTAATAGTTACTTGGGTAGGTTAGCCTATAATTTTAATCAAAAATATTTTATTGAAGGTTCTTACAGACGTGATGGTTCTACCAGATTTAGTGAAGACACACGTTGGGGTGATTTCTTCTCAGTTGGTGCCAGTTGGGTGGTTACAAATGAATCCTTCTTATCTGATAGTAACACCTTAAACTATTTAAAGTTTAGAGGGTCTTATGGAGAACTGGGGAATAACCGCATTTTTTTATCTGGCTCAAACCCTCTTGTTCAAGATTATTTCCCATACCAATCTATTTTTAACTTAGGCTGGAACAACGAAGGTAACACAGGTATTTTACTTGCAGGTGTTGCTGACCCTAATATTAGTTGGGAAAGAACTGAATCTTTAAATATTGGTGTTGATTTTGAGTTGTTTAATGGTGTTATATCTGGTACTGTAGATTACTACTCTAAAGAATCTGTTGACTTAATATATGACAAACCGATTCCTTCATCAACTGGTGTTAGTGAAATCACAACAAATATTGGTGCTATTAAAAACTACGGATGGGAAGTTGCTTTAAATTCAAAAAATGTTAGTACAGACGATTTTACTTGGACTACTGGGATTAATTTCTCTTTAGATAATAATGAAATTACAGAGTTAACTCAAGATGAATTTGTTAATGGGTCTAAATTATGGAAAGTAGGTAATTCTATTTTCGATTGGTACATCCGCGAATGGGCTGGTGTTGACCCTGCTGATGGTTTTGGTATGTGGTATCAAGATGTTTTAGATGTAGATGGTGAAGTTACAGGTAGAGTTACTACTAAAGATTACGACACAGCTACCCGTTACGAAACAGGTTCTTCTTCATTGCCAGATATTATTGGTGGTTTTACAAACTTTATCAAATATAAACAATTTGATTTAAGTATCCTTATGAACTTTAGTTTTGGTGGTACTTTATTGGACACGGATTATTCTGGTCTTATCAATCAATTCTCAAATCCTGGTGTTGCTCATCATGCTGATACTCAAAACAGATGGCAACAACCTGGAGATATAACTGATTATCCATTATTACTTACTGGTAATAATAACCATGCATCACGTTCAACTCGATTCTTATTCGATAATGATTATGTGCGTTTGAAGAGTTTAACTTTTGGATATAACTTACCAAGTTCTGTGACAGATAGAATTGGATTATCCAGTTTCCGTTTATTCATACAAGCTGATAATATTTTCACTTGGCAATCACATAAGGGTATTGACCCAGAACAAGCGTTTAATGGTTTAACTAATAACAGATCACCACTTTCTAAGACCATTACGACCGGTGCTATCGTACAATTTTAA
- the rlmB gene encoding 23S rRNA (guanosine(2251)-2'-O)-methyltransferase RlmB, whose translation MEKQTQIFGIRAIIEAINANETIDKVFLQKGLKGELFSELETTLRKHSINSSYVPVEKLNRLTKGNHQGAVAQISPIEFHNIEDLVMSVVESGKIPLFLLLDQLSDVRNFGAIIRTAECTGVDGIIIQKKGGAPVNGDTIKTSAGAVFKIPISKVDHIKDAVFYMQASGIKVIAATEKTNDMLYDVSFTEPCAIIMGSEGRGINPSTLKVVDAKAKLPILGDIESLNVSVACGAFLYEVVRQRQ comes from the coding sequence ATGGAAAAGCAAACACAAATATTCGGCATAAGAGCTATAATAGAAGCCATTAATGCTAATGAAACTATTGATAAAGTTTTTTTACAAAAAGGGTTGAAGGGTGAACTTTTTAGTGAGTTAGAAACTACTTTAAGAAAGCATTCTATTAACTCATCATATGTACCCGTTGAAAAACTTAACCGTTTAACTAAAGGAAATCATCAAGGGGCAGTGGCGCAAATATCTCCTATTGAATTTCATAATATTGAAGATTTGGTGATGAGTGTTGTTGAATCTGGAAAAATACCACTCTTTTTATTATTAGATCAATTAAGTGATGTCCGTAACTTTGGTGCCATAATTAGAACTGCTGAATGTACAGGTGTTGATGGCATTATTATACAGAAAAAAGGAGGTGCTCCTGTAAATGGAGACACTATTAAAACGAGTGCCGGCGCAGTTTTTAAAATTCCAATTTCTAAGGTGGATCATATCAAGGATGCCGTGTTTTATATGCAGGCGTCTGGAATTAAAGTGATTGCCGCTACTGAGAAAACCAATGACATGCTCTATGATGTTTCATTTACTGAGCCTTGCGCCATTATTATGGGTTCAGAAGGCAGAGGCATAAATCCATCTACATTGAAAGTGGTTGATGCGAAAGCTAAACTGCCTATATTGGGCGATATTGAGTCCTTGAATGTTTCTGTGGCTTGCGGGGCTTTTTTATATGAAGTGGTAAGACAACGCCAGTAA